The following nucleotide sequence is from Drosophila miranda strain MSH22 unplaced genomic scaffold, D.miranda_PacBio2.1 Contig_AX7_pilon, whole genome shotgun sequence.
TGTTTTGGCAGTCTTTCTttgttgtccgtattgacgtcttttttctttgttgcagtggctgccTCTGGATCGACGATTGGGCACATCAATAGGCGCCGCCCGatcgcatgctttcgcgtgcgctggcgatttgggccctccacacttggcccagtccatcgaatggatcgtggtcggtccattggtcgtcgtcgtcatcgtctaATTCAGACGCGTCGCAGTCAATGTCGGACTCTGAATCCGatatggctgctgctgtattggcggcgACTGATGGTATTGGCAGAGGGGCaggaactgctgctgctgttggttggAGTGGGGGCATGGCTGTTGTGCCCTTGCCATTTGCTGCAGCCAATTTGGTGAGTTGCTCTGCCATCTGGTTAATCCTCCTTTCCAACTCATTTATTTGCTCTACATATAGTTGCAGATTTTGAGCGCAGCTGCCATCGCACTGAGCtgctggccgctgctgctgctggtgttggcgtggcgtcggagcatcattcgcgatcggttgcatcggctggaccctctggtgttggcgccccctggtcgatggctggggatgttggtcgccataccgatgctgttgccgatgctgccgacccggttggtgttggcgctgctgctgcgggttatggagtggctgtggatgtggctgctgctggctacgtTGAATTGGCTGGTGTCGCTGTTgtattggctgtggctgctgactgcgacgctcctcctccctggcgaccctgtgggccacgagcctctgcctggctgccttgtaggatgggcagcccttgtaggcactgatgtgctggccctggcagttggcgcacttgGGAGCAGCGGCcctcggcttgctgcactccgtcgtcagatgtccacccgcgcatttcatgcagacagcagcgcgtctacaatatgcgcgggtgtggccaaacacctgacatcgatggcactgggcggggtcacgggagactccaagtctctcaaccgtgacgggcctcccacccatgcgtcgcagcttcaacacatcgaattggccacggtccggtttgggggcgatctcagcctcgaagaggttgtattggcggctgcgatcgaaCCGATCGGTGATTGCCctcacaaaccgaaccgtgaacccctcattcagcatactgctgcgaaaccaatccggcggcgtggagtgggagagtcctcggatgaggatcctcaacccacgttcctggctgggctgatgcccgaattcgccgtgccggatgtcttcgtcggtggtagtggcaggggtgtttgtgatggtgatggcggtggtggtgttggcgttGGTATTGGCGAGGGTGCTGGTGTGAGTGGCGGtgacggtgttggtgttggtatttgtgttttgtatgtgatgtgtttgctgccgctgctggtgatggcggccccgtcgtctggcctgcttcctctcaccctcatcgtcactcccactgtcagtgagggcgcggcgtcgttttggtgttgctgttgttggtggtatttgtgcaggctgggctatggctttgatcgacccgctgctcgaactcgaaccaagttcgacacgcaacgggttcgatccggtcatgtgtgtgtgtgtggctgcccgttggccgctttggcgctccgctcttgcgcttcggcttgccggctctcctccgacttctccctctcccgttactcccgAACTATTTTGGgtgtccgagagcgtgagaggcgggaaaagtggcagtgagagcggcgtcCTATCGGCCCTTCCCTTTGTTTTTGGCGGGTTTTTGGGATTTGGCGGGGGTACGGGATTTGTGGCTAGGATTGGCGCTGAATTTGCTGCTGATGtgatggggctcgaggggggagtggctgtggccgtgggtaaatcggccatggcaatggctgggtactcacgcgatgggtcgctgtggcgtcggcgctgtgcattggctggggcgttggtgttggcgcctgcgccgagggctctgctgctgctgctgctattggcggtgttggtgttgatgttgttggctgctgctgctgctgctagggcgcctctgcgggccgctctgccgccgtcgctgtggcgtctggttgaccctcgtctggccattcctctcgtcatagttgttgttggtttttgtgttggcgatctgctgcctgtttgcTGCTTCCAATtaaaaagtctcttgtgtgtgtttgtttgtgtttaatgtatttattggcacttttattcaCAGTTTTCTCATCTATCACAGTTatctcttttagtttgtgaAGTTTGAGATGTTTGTTAGTGGCACAGTAAGATGTGGACGGGAATAAAAGTTTGTCACAGatagtaatgggtgtggtggaggaagggcggcacggcacggcacggcacacgacagacaccacaGGAAAGAACAGGGCACAACAGAAGAAACGGTaatggcgacacggcacagaaCAATAAgaagcgacacgacacgaaacggttctGGCACGTCCGACGaacgcgacctctcgagcgggtggacgagatgagagtggcggacgaggttcatggtggaactctcacatgtccgccaactcccacactctccccctcaactcgaaaggcccgatcgccgatcgtcatttaccggtgctctcacccccggttccactttcactcaccccaatattgagtgagatgaaagtagtccgagggcagcagcaccgataagtaggcagtGGAAGGTTTGAATGGCCTTTTGTTATAGTGGCCGTGTGTGTTGTCGTTGGGCAATGGCCCGTGTCTAATGTTTCTCCGTGCTGTTtgtagtggctgctctgttgttgggggATGGGATAGGATGGGGGGGGATagatgcctgctcccgtataaccgcccggatactttaaacttccggatcttacgatccgggcgcgtgacgctccgaagagtcgaccgcatagcatcttgtgggcggttgtattggcattgttggggcatttggcagagtggcgaagGTTGGCAGTGTTAATTTGAATCCTGCTCAACTGCTATGGGTTTGAAATGGGTGGGGGTGAAAAGGGGAATGGCTGGGCGTaaattgccgaagttggcggccgataacacaccggcattgagaaatgcaatttgaattggctttttggtgtgttatcggcgcGGTATTTTTCTAattggcgtggtatttttgggtCATTAATGGCGTTACCACTTGTCAGGTATTGGGGAGTGGGTGATAGttgggaaagaagaagaagagggaaaggtaaatatgctaaaataaataactaaaattaattaaattacattacagctaaggacaatctatctacaattactacaaataaggactacaaaactacagagatatatacaggtaaaacaaacaataattacaatacatttacacaacaataaacatacttaaatATCGTCTATttttaacaggaggacaactacaacgaagcaccgcccggcatggcaaacgcaatgcagaacattgcgccgcataccggccggctctgttgtccccctgtgcaggatcattttttttttttttttttttttttgtgtcgtATGCAGCGGTGGCGATACGTAACTAACATAACGCAACGTAACCCAGCTCGAGCCTTGGCCTGATCCAGCAGGTTAGGGGAGCCAGAGTTACGTTGCGCTATGGGGACTTTATTGTACCTATACTATAACAGCATTTTTAGTACAAATTGTTGGGGCTGTAGCttataaatatatgtaaatagcTGTCTACGAGCTGCTGTTAGCAGCCGTAGGCAGCAAATACGATGCTTTGAACAGCACGAAATCTCCTCTGCCGGCAGTGCTGCCGGCGCAATCATCATTGGGGGAAATCTCTCCACTTTGGCAACAGTCCGTTAGCCAGAGCGGGGAGAGGGAGTGGGCAGAGCCAAAGCATAAAATACTCTAGACTTTAAATTAAGTTTAAGTTTACATTATCGACTAAGGGGAAACATTTTGGCAGAAAAGGGagattatatatgtatgttttctATTCTAATTCTTGTCTTCttatttgtttttgtcttGTTTACGTTTCTCTTCTGCCCACTGGTCCGGGGCAGCCAGAGCTATTGCTTGTCAATTGGAGTAATTAGTACTAGTACTATACATTACTGGCATAAGAATTTGCCTGGATGCTAGCGTATAAGCAATCTGTCAGCTTAGTCATCTGTGCAATTAGTACATCTATCTTCCCTTCCAGTTTCTGGGTAGATTCAGCAGCGGCGGCCGCATGCTGGATCCGCTCCTGTGTCAGCAGTGTGATGAGGTAGTCCAGTTTCTGGCTGAGTTCATCGCTAGGACGGACACTCTGACTGCTCACAGTGGGCTGGAATCCGATTGTGGTCACTGTGGGTGGCACCGACTGCCATACTTGCCTCCCTGGAAGAGGCTGGGAATGACTCGCTGGCTGCCTTGTGCGGAGTGCATCGGCATAGCTGCTCATCTGagctggaggagcaggagctcttGCGCCTGAGCGCGCTCGCCGGCGGCTTGGCTGCTGCAGTGCTGGAAAGCCCTGCTGGTTCATGACGGGTGGCTGGCGGGGACGCCGCAAACCCTGAGCGGCGGGTAAGGTAGGCATTGAAAGTTTGCTTAACTTTTGTTCTTGTTCGTCTTGCGAACTAAATTGGTAGTCTCTCTTCATGTCGAACCAATTCCCATCGCCACCTGCATTAGCAGGGGGGAGGGAGGCCGACATGAAGAGAGAACcgttttatttgattataCTCTTTAGCATATTTTACAAATAGTTTCGCGCCGGCTGCTTATCTACATTACATGTAGTTGCAGACGTGGCTGTAAATTGGCAGGGTAACATTTGTTACGGTATTGGcttatttggtattttttaacAGCTATCGATAATTTGTCTAGATGCTAGGGTAACACTAATCTTATTGCTACTTTGTTTACATTGtttttaaattgttttaattATTTCAGGTGGAGTATGCGGCCGTGGAGAACATCATTACGCCTATTGGCCTCGTCGTCGGCTGCGAAGTGGAATCCTTGCGAGTGTCAGCGCTAAACTGGGACTGCAGGACAGCATCAACAGGGCTGAAGCTGGCCGAGGTCCAGTGCATCGACATTCTGGATGTGGATTACCAATTTCTGTGAAGGTGAAGTGGCTTCGTATCTGTGGAAGAATAGAAAGGTTTTTAGTTTCTTTTCAGCCGCCGCCATCATCTGGATTCTGGAGCTGCCGCCGTCCATCATCAGGTTCTCTGCTGGGGCCGTCATTTGCCTGCGTAGCAGCTGCATTAGCGCTACTGCGGCTGATTTCCATATTGTGTGTTGCAAACGGATTTCGCAGCCAGTTCTCGCGTCTGACTTGGAGCAATATTGATTGGATGGCTGTCAggcttctgttgctgtttggATTGTGCTCTTCTATCATTGCGGCATACCTTGGCCTGGCCAGCCTTCTTGGAATGTATGGGTGCGTTGCGATCTCACATGCAAGTAAATTTGTGTGCTGCATTAACCGAGTGTAGTAGTTCCTGCAGAGTCTGTTATATACTTCTTCCACAGTTGCTACTTGGAGATCCGCATGCAGTGCGTTGTTGCTCACATACCAGGGAGCATTTGTCATTGCTCTGAGAGCTTTGTTTTGGATCGTCTGGAGCTTGGCCATTTGCATGTTTGAAGTCAGTGGCCCCCAGACTGGCATGGCATACTGCCATATTGGGGCAATCAGCTGCTTATAGAGGAGGACCTTTGGAGGTAGTGGGAGTTTGCTGTTTCTGCCGATGATCCAGTCGAGCTTTTTGATCCGGGCCCTTGTTTTAGTGACAACAGCCGCTACGTGCTTATTGAAATTGAGCTTCGTATCCATCTGTATTCCTAGGTATGGCATGACGGGTTTTTTGGCCAGGAGTTGCCCGGCTAACCTTGGAGCTGGAGTGTGTAGCTGCACAGGTGAGAGAGTGTGTAGAACATGAGCAGTTTTTGCAAGACTGATGGTTATTCCCCATTTCTTAGACCATGATAATGCATcagccaggagccgctccacaTTTTCGTTGGCTTGTTTTGGACTTGGGGCAGATACGAGGTATACTGCGTCATCAGCGTACGTTGCTAGCATTTGGGTTGAGTTTGCGTGTCTTGGTGGCTGCGGCATGTCGGCAGTGTAAAGGTTGTAGAGTACTGGGCCAAGTACGCTTCCTTGCGGCACTCCAGCGGTTATGTGCTTTAGGCTTGAGGTGATGTTGTTGCAGCAGACGACTTTGAAGCTTCTGTCTGAGAGATAGCTGGTGAGTAGAATGTATAGATTGTCAGGTACTACCGTTTTAACTTTGCAGAGAAGACCCTGATGCCAGACTCTATCAAAGGCCTCCTGGATATCCATGTACACAGCACTGCAATGCCGCTGCGCTTCGTAGGATCTGAGGATGAATTGCGTGACTCGTCCGATTTGCTGTTCCGCTGAGTGCTGACTTCTGAAGCCAAATTGATGGTTTGGAATAGCCATGGCAAAGCTTTCTTCTTCAAAAAGTCGTTTGAGGATGAGGCGTTCAAGGATTTTGGAGAAGCCTGTAAGCAGGCTGATGGGTCTGTAGGACTCAAGCCTATCACTCGGCTTTCCTGGCTTCCTTAACATTGAGATTTTTGCGCATTTCCAGGACTTTGGGAAGTGGCCGAACTGCAGAGCCGAGTTGCATATCAACAGCAGATACTCGATGGCGGATGTTGGCAGAGATTTAATGACGCGATTGTCGATACTGTCGAAACCGGGTGCCTTTTTCGTCTTGAGCTTCTTAATTTCCGATTTGAGTTCCTGGATGGTCACAGGTCTGATTATTTGAGCAGCTTCATCTGGACCGTTATCTTGTAATACTGCGTTAATTTCTTCTCTGTCTTCTAGGTCTGCCGTGATCTTTGGCGTGAAACGTGCTTCCAGGTGCTGCGCAAAGGCCTCAGCTTTTTCCTCCGTAGTTTTGCACCAAGGTTCAGCAGGAGCTTGCTGCCCTTCCGCAACGTGCCTTCTGACTGGCAGATTTGGGATGGGCTGTCTCTTGATTGTGTTGGTAAGCCGCCACAGTTTCTGCATGCTGTACCTATCAGTTGGGTCAATGTCGTGTAGCAGTCTGTTCATTTGTTTGTCTTTTTGCAGCTTGATCCGTTTACGTATTCTGTTAGTCAGCTGATTGATAGTGCGTGCAATGAGGGGGTTGGAGCACCTATCTTTTTGGTTGATTTTGCAGAGAATTCTTTTGATCTTGATCGCTTTCAGCGTTTGCGAGTCAAGATGGAAGCTTTGCGGTCCGTACACTGTGTGCTGGTTACTTGAGGTTTGCGAAGCCAATTCAGCTGCAATGTAAATGTTCTTTTCAAGGATAGCCACTGCATCATCTATGTCGTCGCCGTTGTGAAGTTCAGTCTCCAGATGGATTCGCTGTTCTAGGTGAGCTTGAAATCTTCTGATATTTGCATTTTTTGGTAATAGTATCTTCTTTTTTCCATATTCAGGTCTCAGGAGGAGTCTAATAATTTGCATGTTGTGATCTGAACCTAAGTCATATGATGTTTCGATGTGGATTAAATTGTGTCTAATACCCTTATAAACCGCAAAGTCTATAGCAGACGGCATATGTCGTCGATTTGAagggaagtgggtgggggatCCAGTGGCCAGTATGTTTTGGTCGTTTTCCTGGATGCATTTCAGAAGTGCAGCCCCTCTTCTACAGGATCTTGCATTGCCCCACCACTGGCTTTTGGCGTTCCAATCCCCAGCTACGATAAATCTGCTACCTAGAGAGTCAAATACCTGTTTAAATTGTGTATCAATCCATTCGTGTGCAGGTGGACAATAGATCGCACcaatgtttattgtttgatggttttttgttgttgcagcTATGGTGCACATCTGGATGGAGTCCTCTCTTGTTGGTGCGAGGGAAATGTGCGGGATGTTGCACTTGATGATTACCGCGGCTCCTCCTCTGCTCCGGTTCGACGGGTGGTTTGCCATGTAGACGTGGTAACCATCTATCACGAGGTTTGTGTCTTCTTTTAAATGCGATTCCGATATCAGTAGGATGTCAATACTGTTGCCTGCCAAATAAGCGTTAAGTTCAGGGAGTTTGTTTGGAAGCCCAGCAGCATTCCAGAAAGCGATTTTGATTAAAGGGGAATTACTATGCATTTGAGGTCTCATTGTCATTTGTGAGTGGTCGGAGTCGTGCCATAACTCGGTACAGTGTCTTCTCGATCATGGAGAGCCTAGCTTCAAGACTCGGTTGGGGTTGTGTCTTGTTATTAGTTGTCTCGTTCCTTCGATCCGTCTGCACTTGTAGGAGAGTGATAAGCTTGTCTAGCTTCTCGTTTAGGCTGCTGAGGTCAgccttattgttgttgttgttgttgctgccttgCGGGCGATTTGCGCTCTTAAATCGGCCTGCGCTCTTGGAGCGATTTCGGCTGAGGTGCTTTATGAGCTGCTCCTGCAAGCGTGTACTTGGAGTCAGCTTCCTCTTT
It contains:
- the LOC108164624 gene encoding uncharacterized protein LOC108164624, whose protein sequence is MAKLSSSKSRLRMRRSRILEKPVSRLMGLWEVAELQSRVAYQQQILDGGCWQRFNDAIVDTVETGCLFRLELLNFRFEFLDGHRSAVIFGVKRASRCCAKASAFSSVVLHQGSAGACCPSATCLLTGRFGMGCLLIVLLDPFTYSVSQLIDSACNEGVGAPIFLVDFAENSFDLDRFQRLRVKMEALRSVHCVLVT